From the Thiovulum sp. ES genome, the window ATTTGTGTTATACTTTTAACAATATGTTCTATGTTAAAATAGAAGTTTTAGTAAAAGGAAAAATATGGCAATTGAGCAAACTTTATCAATTATCAAGCCTGATGCAGTAGAAAAAAATGTTGTTGGAAAAATCGTAGATAGATTTGAAAGCAAAGGTCTTAAAATTGCTGCTATGAAAAAAATCCAACTTACTCAGCAAGATGCTGAAGAGTTTTATGGAATTCACAGAGAGCGACCTTTCTTCAAAGATTTAGTTGATTTTATGGTGAGTGGTCCTGTTGTTGTTATGGTTCTTGAAGGTGAAAATGCTATCGTTGAGAACAGACTTATCATGGGTGCTACAAATCCAAAAGATGCTGCAAAAGGAACAATCAGAGCTGATTTTGCCGATAGTATTGATGCAAATGCAGTTCATGGTAGTGATGCTCCTGATACAGCTAAAGTTGAAATTGCTTTCTTTTTTGGAAAGAGAGAAATCTTCTAAAAGTTGAAAACAAACTTTCACAAAATAAAAGGCGAAAGTGATTTTCAAATTGAGAGAAAAGAAGACGATTTTTCTCTCAAAGCAGATTTCACTCTACAACAGAAAGAGAAAGATACTCTTTTCGCAAATCTAAAGATAGAGGGTTCTATCAAATCAGTCTGTAATAGCTGTTCTGAAGATGTAAAATTAAGAGTTTCTGAAGATATAGACTTCTTAATTAGTAACGGAATTTTCAACGGTTCTCACTCGGAACTCGATGTTATCGAGGCTCTAAATGGAGAGATAGATTTTGATTACATTTTAGATAGCGAACTTGAACTTACAATAAGTGAAAGTTACAAAAAGTGTGATGTTTGCGAAAATAGAGATTCTGAAGTTGAATTTTAAAATATAATATAAGGAAAAAATAAAATGGCAGTACCTAAGAGAAGAGTTAGTAAATCAAGATCAGCAAAAAGAAGAACACACTACAAAGTTACACTTGCAAGACCTGTAAAAGGTGAAAATGGTGAGTGGAGAATGCCACACAGAGTTGATAGCGAGGGTCGATACCACAAATTAGATGATTAAGATAGCCCTTGATGCAATGGGTGGGGATTTCGGTCCTGAACCTATTGTAAATGGTGCTCTTCTTGCACTTGACGAAAGAGCTGATTTTCACGTCACTTTTGTCGGAAAGCGAGAAGAGATCAAAAAATATCTAAGTTCTGATTTGTCCGATCGCTATTCAATTCTTGAAGCAGACGATGTAATATCTATGGAAGATTCGGCAACTGATGTTTTTAAAAGAAAAGAGAGTTCTATCTATAAGGCTATCGATCTTGTTAAAAACGGAGATGCTGATGCAGTTGTTTCTGCTGGACATAGCGGTGCTACAATGTCTCTTGCAACTTTGCGAATTGGTAGAATTCAGGGTGTTTTAAGACCTGCAATTGCTACTTTTATGCCGACTCGAACAGGTAAAAAAAGTCTTGTGCTTGATGTTGGTGCAAATGTTGATTGCAAACCTGAAAACCTTTTTCAATTCGGTGTTATGGGTGAAGTCTATTCTAAAAAGATTATGCGAAACTCAAATCCTCGTGTTGGACTACTTTCAAATGGCGAAGAGTCTTCAAAAGGGAACGAACTAACAAAAGAGACTTTCAAACTACTTTCTCAAAGAAAAACTTTCAAAGGGAATGTTGAGGGAAATAATATTTTTGATGGTTCAGTTGATGTTATTGTTTGCGATGGTTTTGTTGGAAATCTGATTTTAAAAACAAGTGAAGGTGTTGCAGACACAATCAATTTCTTTTTGAAAGATAGAATTAAAAAATCCGCAATTGCAATTACTGGTGCGATGCTTATGAAGAAAGTTTTCAAACTTCTTAAAAAAGAGGTTGATTATGCTGAATATGGCGGTGCACCTCTTTTAGGACTAAAGTCGGCAACAATTATCGGACATGGAAAAAGCAATCCAAAAGCAGTTAAAAATGCTATTTTTCAAGCAATTTCCTATGTTAATGCTGATATTGAAAAAGAGATAGAAGAGATTCTTAAAAAGTAAAAGGGGTTGTCCCCTTAAATTTCACCTCTATCTTCTCGATAGTCGGAAATCTCTTTAAGAACTTCTTTCAACTCGTCTGATTCTCCGTGAATTTTTTCACGAACTTTTACAGATTTTCTGTATCTTTGGACTCCAATATCTCCAAGAAATCTATTTTTACCATTTACACTAACAAGAACACCGTCGTTTATACCAGAGTCTAGCTTTAGAATATTTCCCTCTTTTAGGTCTAGCAGTTCTCCAAAAGTGATTCTGGTTTTTCCAAGGAAAGCTTCTAATTTTACATTTGCACCACCAAGAACAACCTTGAGGTCTTGATTTCTCGATTTTTTAGAACCTGTCTCATTAAGTGTAACATCACGACTTGCAAGTTTTGGCAATACAGACTCAAGAGCGATAACTGGATAGCAGATGTTCATCATTCCAGAAGATTGTCCCATGATAATTTCCATAACAATCATAACAACGATTTCGTTCTGTGCAACAATTTGGACAACATTTGGGCTTGACTCTTTTTGCTCAACAGTTGGAGTGAGTTCCTCAACAACTTTCCAAGCATCTCGTAAATTGTCCATAATTACTTTTAGAATTGTTTCAAAAAGCGAAAGTTCAATATCAGAAAATTCACGATTGTTCTCAAAAGGCTCACCTTTTCCGCCAAGAATCCTATCAATCAAAGGATAAGCAATTGATGGATTTACCTCTAAAATTCCATTTCCTTCAAGCGGTTTCATAGAGAAAACATTAAAACTTGTTGGGTTTGGTAGAGACATCAAAAACTCACCATAAGTCATCTGATCAACAGAGTGTAATTGGATTTCAACAATTGATCTCATAATAGAAGATATTTGTGATGATGAGGTTCGAGCGAGTTTGTCGTGAATACTACGAAAAGCACGAATTTGCTCTTTTGAAACTCTGTTTGGTCTTTTAAAATCATAAAGGGTGATTTGGACATCAGGTGGAGGAGCAGTAGTATAACCACCTCCTGAATCGCCATCACCCTGAATTATCTCGTCTTCAAACTCTTCTTCTACTACTTCTTCTTCTTCATCTGAACCAGCTACACCTAGCAGAGCATCGATTTCATCTTGACTTAATATATCAGCCATAAATTACCCCAGTGAATTATCTATTCTTATATTTTTATACAAAGAAAATAATTTTTACTCTTTAAAAATTTTAAAGATTTTTCTCTCAATTTCTCTTTCTTAACTGTATAGAAGTATATCAAAATAGCTTAACACACTTATTTTCACTTTTCATTTTAAAGAGTTTTTGGATTTGCGAAAGGTTTTCCGCTTTTGAGATTTTCAAAAAGATTTATATCTTTCCAGTCAGAAATAATATCTTTAGAAAATATAATTTCACTCAACTCAATTTTTCCCATATTTTCACTGTAAGCATCTTCACGAAAACATTGAGCATAACCTGTATCCGTTTCATGAACAATCACACTTTGCAACTTAACACCTTTTTCACCATTAATCATTTTGTTGGATTTAAAAAATGAGTCGATAAGAACAAAAATAATTCTACTTAACTGCTCAGCGGAGGGACTCACAGGCAGAAGAATCCATCTTTCACTATATTTTTGCATGTCAGAAATATATTCAGATTTATCGCCATTCCAAATTGAAATTGAGTGATCAAAAGAGTCGATGAGGTCTTTGATATAACTTTTCATAAGACCAAAGTCATAAACCATATGACCATTATCAAGAAAATTAGATTCTAAAAAAATTTCAGTTTTATAGGAGTGTCCGTGAATAGATTCGCGACATCGTCGAGATGTGCATTTTCTAACAATATGTGCATTTTCAAATTTAAAAAGTTTTCTAATAATCATTTGTGAAACTCCCTCTCAAATGCCTAATTCTACTAGAATTAAATAATTAGAGATTTAAGGGGAATTCCATTTTTAAAAACCTAAAAAACTTTCTAGCTCAATAGTTCTCTTTTTTGTAACTTCAACAATATTTTCGAGGAGAATAATTTGCCAAATTGTTCCACTGCGATTGTAATAATTTTGCAGATATTTGATTTTTTTGTCTCGAAAATCGATCCAAGCTTTTTGGGAAACATCTAAAAGTTTCTGTTGCCTCTCAGGCAATCTGCTTGAAAGTTTTTGAGAAACGGTATTTAAGTAGCTGTCCCAAAGCTTTAAAGTTTCACGACCACAATCAACAATTCCAGAGGTTGAACCATCTCTATTTACACAGGCATTTGAAACAGTATCAATGGGATGACTTTTCAGATTCCCAAAAAGAAACAGAGCTTTTCCTGTTTCAGAATCTAGAAAAAAACTACCCTCTTTTGAGTCAAAAACAAAACTACCTTTTCGACCACTTTTCCAATTTAAAACCTCTTTTTTGGATAGTTCCCCAAAGTTGTAATTTGTAGAAAAGTCCAAAACTTCACCATCAACTTGAATGACTACAAAATTAGGATTGTTTGTAGATTTAAAAATTGCCTCTTTCTGTAAATCCCAAGAGAAAAGAGATATAGGCAAAAAAATTAAAAATACTATAAACATTTAACCAAACATGTTCCATTGCAGAACAGTATCATCTGGAATTTCAGAAAGTGCCTCTTTGCCGATGAGGTCATCTATAAATTTTGGTGAAATTCCATGTGCAGGTCTTTTGAAGGTCAAATCTTCTCGGAAAACTTTTGCTCCTTTCTCAATTTTTCTATTTGCAACAAGGCTTCTTCGTGCATTGATTCTTGCAGGTTCTTCATACGAAAGAGCCTCTACTTTTGAACTTCCAAGAAGCTGAAATCTTTTCTCCATATTTTCTCGGAAAAGTTTTAAATCTTTCCAATCCATCGCATGATAATGATCATTCCCTTGCAGAGTTTTGTCATGAGTGAAATGTTTTTCAAGAATTACACTACCAAGAATTGTTGCAACTTCAAGAGTTGTCATATCTTTTGGAAGAGTGTGATCGGAATATCCAATTGGAGTATCAGGAAAAGCTTTTTTGAGTCCAGAAATCATACCTAAATTTGCATTTTCATCAGGTGTTGGATAGTTTAAAACACAGTGTAAAAGTGCATAAGGCACATTAAACTCTTCAATCCACTTTATAGCTTCATGAATTTCACTCAAATCACTAGCACCAGTTGAAAGAATTATCGGTTTTCCAAGTTTTGCAATATGTTGAATAAAAGGTTTATTTGTCAAATCACTTGATGAAATCTTAAAAACAGGCTGTAACTCATTTAAAAAATTTGCGGATTCAATATCAAATGGTGTTGAAAGAAACTCTATACCGACCTCATCGCAATATTTTTTGAGTTCGATAAATTCATCTTTCCAAAATTTATCATGTTTCTGAAAAAGCTCAAATTGTGATTTTGTTGGCTCTTTTGTTGTGTCCCAATATGCAGGAGAGTCTTTTGATGCAATTGTATTTGCTTTATAAGTTTGAAACTTAATCGCATCAGCTCCACCCTCTTTTGCTTCTCGAACAAGTCGTTTTGCTGTCTCCATGCTTCCCTCGTGATTTACACCAGCTTCAGCAATAACATAAGGGGAAGTGATTTCTACACTTCCGCTCTTAAAGTTTTTAAAGACTTCTAAAATATCTCTCATGTTTTTTCCTAAAAATTTTTAAACATGATCCTAACATTTCCGAAAAAATTATTCTAGAAGTTCAAGATATTCAGCACTCAATTTACCCCAAACATTTGACGGAGCAGACTCACTACTATTTTTAAAACTCTCTTTTGCTTTCTCAATTTCATTTAAAGTTTGGTAAGCAATTCCAAGTTCGTAATATCCACGAGCAATCTCATTTTCCTGCAAACTTGACTTACGATTTAAAAGTCGTGTTGCAACATCAACAGTCTCT encodes:
- a CDS encoding nucleoside diphosphate kinase (PFAM: Nucleoside diphosphate kinase), translating into MAIEQTLSIIKPDAVEKNVVGKIVDRFESKGLKIAAMKKIQLTQQDAEEFYGIHRERPFFKDLVDFMVSGPVVVMVLEGENAIVENRLIMGATNPKDAAKGTIRADFADSIDANAVHGSDAPDTAKVEIAFFFGKREIF
- a CDS encoding ribosomal protein L32 (PFAM: Ribosomal L32p protein family~TIGRFAM: ribosomal protein L32) yields the protein MAVPKRRVSKSRSAKRRTHYKVTLARPVKGENGEWRMPHRVDSEGRYHKLDD
- a CDS encoding fatty acid/phospholipid synthesis protein PlsX (PFAM: Fatty acid synthesis protein~TIGRFAM: fatty acid/phospholipid synthesis protein PlsX), which produces MIKIALDAMGGDFGPEPIVNGALLALDERADFHVTFVGKREEIKKYLSSDLSDRYSILEADDVISMEDSATDVFKRKESSIYKAIDLVKNGDADAVVSAGHSGATMSLATLRIGRIQGVLRPAIATFMPTRTGKKSLVLDVGANVDCKPENLFQFGVMGEVYSKKIMRNSNPRVGLLSNGEESSKGNELTKETFKLLSQRKTFKGNVEGNNIFDGSVDVIVCDGFVGNLILKTSEGVADTINFFLKDRIKKSAIAITGAMLMKKVFKLLKKEVDYAEYGGAPLLGLKSATIIGHGKSNPKAVKNAIFQAISYVNADIEKEIEEILKK
- a CDS encoding Flagellar motor switch protein FliM (PFAM: Surface presentation of antigens (SPOA); Flagellar motor switch protein FliM~TIGRFAM: flagellar motor switch protein FliM); this translates as MADILSQDEIDALLGVAGSDEEEEVVEEEFEDEIIQGDGDSGGGYTTAPPPDVQITLYDFKRPNRVSKEQIRAFRSIHDKLARTSSSQISSIMRSIVEIQLHSVDQMTYGEFLMSLPNPTSFNVFSMKPLEGNGILEVNPSIAYPLIDRILGGKGEPFENNREFSDIELSLFETILKVIMDNLRDAWKVVEELTPTVEQKESSPNVVQIVAQNEIVVMIVMEIIMGQSSGMMNICYPVIALESVLPKLASRDVTLNETGSKKSRNQDLKVVLGGANVKLEAFLGKTRITFGELLDLKEGNILKLDSGINDGVLVSVNGKNRFLGDIGVQRYRKSVKVREKIHGESDELKEVLKEISDYREDRGEI
- a CDS encoding 6-pyruvoyl-tetrahydropterin synthase (PFAM: 6-pyruvoyl tetrahydropterin synthase) is translated as MIIRKLFKFENAHIVRKCTSRRCRESIHGHSYKTEIFLESNFLDNGHMVYDFGLMKSYIKDLIDSFDHSISIWNGDKSEYISDMQKYSERWILLPVSPSAEQLSRIIFVLIDSFFKSNKMINGEKGVKLQSVIVHETDTGYAQCFREDAYSENMGKIELSEIIFSKDIISDWKDINLFENLKSGKPFANPKTL
- a CDS encoding hypothetical protein (PFAM: Protein of unknown function (DUF1311)), which translates into the protein MFIVFLIFLPISLFSWDLQKEAIFKSTNNPNFVVIQVDGEVLDFSTNYNFGELSKKEVLNWKSGRKGSFVFDSKEGSFFLDSETGKALFLFGNLKSHPIDTVSNACVNRDGSTSGIVDCGRETLKLWDSYLNTVSQKLSSRLPERQQKLLDVSQKAWIDFRDKKIKYLQNYYNRSGTIWQIILLENIVEVTKKRTIELESFLGF
- a CDS encoding sialic acid synthase (PFAM: SAF domain; NeuB family), translated to MRDILEVFKNFKSGSVEITSPYVIAEAGVNHEGSMETAKRLVREAKEGGADAIKFQTYKANTIASKDSPAYWDTTKEPTKSQFELFQKHDKFWKDEFIELKKYCDEVGIEFLSTPFDIESANFLNELQPVFKISSSDLTNKPFIQHIAKLGKPIILSTGASDLSEIHEAIKWIEEFNVPYALLHCVLNYPTPDENANLGMISGLKKAFPDTPIGYSDHTLPKDMTTLEVATILGSVILEKHFTHDKTLQGNDHYHAMDWKDLKLFRENMEKRFQLLGSSKVEALSYEEPARINARRSLVANRKIEKGAKVFREDLTFKRPAHGISPKFIDDLIGKEALSEIPDDTVLQWNMFG